From a single Rosa rugosa chromosome 7, drRosRugo1.1, whole genome shotgun sequence genomic region:
- the LOC133723873 gene encoding protein MIZU-KUSSEI 1, which yields MTKIDSLRRFLLPCFSPSSPAAATATKKRLSTSLRDDIVDDQEPAQDSDPSSPTASATSAPSSAAQPRPSKSMVIGTIFGHRRGHVWFCVQHDRLSTRPALLLELSILTHQLVKEMRFGLVRITLECDDRSSDLLATCPLRSVPVWALHCNGRKLGFAARRKAGDKVRLMLKAMESTTVGAGALPAGFGFGSGSSDSEGPVMYMRSNYEHVVGSADSESFHLINPDQFPGQELSVFLLRSRNS from the coding sequence ATGACCAAGATCGATTCCCTCCGTCGATTCCTCCTCCCGTGCTTCTCCCCCTCCTCCCcggccgccgccaccgccaccaagAAACGCCTCAGCACCTCCCTCCGCGACGACATCGTCGACGACCAAGAACCCGCCCAAGACTCCGACCCTTCCTCCCCCACCGCCTCCGCCACGTCAGCGCCCTCCTCCGCCGCCCAGCCCCGGCCGTCGAAGTCGATGGTGATCGGCACCATCTTCGGGCACCGCCGCGGCCACGTCTGGTTCTGCGTCCAGCACGACCGCCTCTCGACCCGACCCGCGCTCCTCCTGGAGCTCTCCATCTTGACCCACCAGCTCGTCAAGGAAATGCGGTTCGGGTTGGTCCGGATCACCCTCGAGTGCGACGACCGCTCCTCCGATCTCCTCGCCACGTGTCCTCTCCGGTCCGTCCCCGTCTGGGCTCTGCACTGCAACGGCCGCAAGCTCGGGTTCGCCGCCCGGAGGAAAGCCGGCGACAAAGTCCGCCTGATGCTGAAGGCCATGGAGTCAACGACCGTCGGAGCCGGGGCGCTGCCAGCCGGGTTCGGGTTCGGGTCCGGGTCGTCGGACTCGGAGGGCCCGGTTATGTACATGAGGTCGAATTACGAGCACGTGGTTGGGAGCGCCGACTCGGAGTCGTTTCATCTCATCAACCCGGATCAGTTCCCGGGTCAAGAACTCAGTGTCTTCTTGCTCAGGTCCAGAAACTCATAG
- the LOC133722114 gene encoding protein NRT1/ PTR FAMILY 2.8 isoform X1 — protein MEEGWGRGENAMEHAIMHSSSPPKQPVGGWKAVRYILGNETFEKLASMSLVANLVLYLHTKYNLDNVVSANVYNIWSGSCNVAPLIGAYLADTFLGKYSTLLYSSIASLMGMVALTLTASLQELTPPACNGQAQCEQPNAWQKFVLFLGLGLLVIGSGGLRPCNIAFGADQFDTTTEKGRAQLDSFCNWWYFLFTIALIVALTGVVYIQTHISWVLGFAIPAGCFALSILIFLLGRKLYIRVKPQGSTFGDIMRVIVAAFRKFRTKTSGQSLYVAPSIGQELEQTLAHTERFKFLDKAAVIVDPNELDSNGNPKSGWRLCSVQQVEQLKCVIALLPVCISGIGCFIGMQQMPSFGTFQAIQTNKKIGNNFEIPPAWMGLTQMIALSIWIIIYECIYIPWIQKRNNDESGRLTMETRFKVGIVMSILCMVVAGLTEMKRRNSALENRSFESPITVALLVPQFALSGLIEAFAAIALMELLTTQWPKSMRTFAGAVFFLSLSIASYFTSILVSIVKKVTSLNGNTSWLGGNDLNKNRLDYYYYTIAGLGVLNLLYFQFIARHFLSDADGHDRSRIPI, from the exons ATGGAAGAAGGTTGGGGGAGAGGAGAGAACGCTATGGAGCATGCGATAATGCATTCTTCATCCCCTCCCAAACAACCAGTCGGAGGGTGGAAAGCCGTCAGATACATCCTTG GGAATGAGACCTTTGAGAAATTGGCTTCCATGAGTTTGGTGGCAAATCTGGTGCTGTATCTGCATACCAAGTATAACTTGGATAATGTAGTTTCAGCTAATGTATATAATATCTGGTCTGGTTCATGCAATGTTGCACCCTTAATTGGTGCTTACCTTGCTGATACTTTTTTGGGAAAGTACTCTACTCTTCTTTATAGCTCAATAGCATCCCTCATG GGTATGGTGGCCTTGACATTAACTGCAAGTTTACAGGAACTAACTCCTCCTGCCTGCAATGGACAAGCGCAGTGCGAACAACCCAATGCATGGCAGAAGTTTGTCCTCTTTTTGGGTCTGGGACTGCTCGTTATTGGATCTGGAGGCCTCAGACCATGCAACATTGCCTTTGGAGCTGATCAATTCGACACCACAACAGAGAAGGGAAGAGCACAGCTAGATAGCTTTTGCAATTGGTGGTACTTTTTGTTCACCATTGCTCTCATTGTAGCTCTGACCGGAGTGGTTTACATACAAACTCATATCagctgggttttgggttttgctaTACCAGCTGGATGCTTTGCCCTCTCCATACTGATTTTCTTGCTCGGCCGAAAATTGTACATTCGTGTTAAGCCCCAAGGAAGCACCTTTGGGGACATAATGAGGGTAATTGTAGCTGCTTTTCGTAAGTTTAGAACAAAGACTTCAGGGCAGTCCCTTTATGTTGCTCCTTCAATTGGACAAGAGTTGGAGCAAACACTTGCTCACACAGAGAGGTTCAAGTTTCTTGATAAGGCTGCTGTAATTGTAGATCCAAATGAATTGGATAGCAATGGCAACCCTAAAAGCGGTTGGAGACTATGCAGTGTGCAACAAGTTGAGCAACTCAAATGCGTCATAGCTTTGTTACCTGTTTGTATAAGTGGAATTGGTTGTTTCATAGGAATGCAGCAAATGCCATCATTTGGGACCTTTCAAGCtattcaaacaaacaaaaagattgGAAACAATTTTGAAATCCCACCAGCCTGGATGGGTCTCACACAAATGATTGCACTTTCAATATGGATCATCATCTACGAATGCATTTACATCCCGTGGATTCAGAAAAGGAACAATGATGAATCTGGAAGATTGACAATGGAGACGAGATTCAAGGTTGGCATTGTGATGTCAATTCTGTGCATGGTGGTGGCTGGACTCACCGAAATGAAGCGCAGAAACTCTGCTTTGGAAAACAGATCTTTCGAGTCACCTATAACTGTTGCATTGCTTGTGCCACAATTTGCCTTGTCAGGTTTGATCGAGGCATTTGCAGCCATTGCCTTAATGGAGTTGCTTACAACACAGTGGCCAAAGAGCATGAGGACTTTTGCCGGGGCGGTCTTCTTTCTCAGCTTATCCATTGCAAGCTACTTCACCTCCATTCTTGTTAGCATTGTCAAGAAAGTGACTAGTTTGAATGGCAATACATCATGGCTGGGTGGTAATGACCTAAACAAGAACAGGCTTGATTACTACTATTACACCATTGCTGGTCTCGGGGTCTTGAACTTGTTGTATTTCCAATTCATTGCACGCCATTTTCTGTCCGATGCCGATGGTCACGACCGTTCTAGAATCCCCATCTAG
- the LOC133722114 gene encoding protein NRT1/ PTR FAMILY 2.8 isoform X2 gives MVALTLTASLQELTPPACNGQAQCEQPNAWQKFVLFLGLGLLVIGSGGLRPCNIAFGADQFDTTTEKGRAQLDSFCNWWYFLFTIALIVALTGVVYIQTHISWVLGFAIPAGCFALSILIFLLGRKLYIRVKPQGSTFGDIMRVIVAAFRKFRTKTSGQSLYVAPSIGQELEQTLAHTERFKFLDKAAVIVDPNELDSNGNPKSGWRLCSVQQVEQLKCVIALLPVCISGIGCFIGMQQMPSFGTFQAIQTNKKIGNNFEIPPAWMGLTQMIALSIWIIIYECIYIPWIQKRNNDESGRLTMETRFKVGIVMSILCMVVAGLTEMKRRNSALENRSFESPITVALLVPQFALSGLIEAFAAIALMELLTTQWPKSMRTFAGAVFFLSLSIASYFTSILVSIVKKVTSLNGNTSWLGGNDLNKNRLDYYYYTIAGLGVLNLLYFQFIARHFLSDADGHDRSRIPI, from the coding sequence ATGGTGGCCTTGACATTAACTGCAAGTTTACAGGAACTAACTCCTCCTGCCTGCAATGGACAAGCGCAGTGCGAACAACCCAATGCATGGCAGAAGTTTGTCCTCTTTTTGGGTCTGGGACTGCTCGTTATTGGATCTGGAGGCCTCAGACCATGCAACATTGCCTTTGGAGCTGATCAATTCGACACCACAACAGAGAAGGGAAGAGCACAGCTAGATAGCTTTTGCAATTGGTGGTACTTTTTGTTCACCATTGCTCTCATTGTAGCTCTGACCGGAGTGGTTTACATACAAACTCATATCagctgggttttgggttttgctaTACCAGCTGGATGCTTTGCCCTCTCCATACTGATTTTCTTGCTCGGCCGAAAATTGTACATTCGTGTTAAGCCCCAAGGAAGCACCTTTGGGGACATAATGAGGGTAATTGTAGCTGCTTTTCGTAAGTTTAGAACAAAGACTTCAGGGCAGTCCCTTTATGTTGCTCCTTCAATTGGACAAGAGTTGGAGCAAACACTTGCTCACACAGAGAGGTTCAAGTTTCTTGATAAGGCTGCTGTAATTGTAGATCCAAATGAATTGGATAGCAATGGCAACCCTAAAAGCGGTTGGAGACTATGCAGTGTGCAACAAGTTGAGCAACTCAAATGCGTCATAGCTTTGTTACCTGTTTGTATAAGTGGAATTGGTTGTTTCATAGGAATGCAGCAAATGCCATCATTTGGGACCTTTCAAGCtattcaaacaaacaaaaagattgGAAACAATTTTGAAATCCCACCAGCCTGGATGGGTCTCACACAAATGATTGCACTTTCAATATGGATCATCATCTACGAATGCATTTACATCCCGTGGATTCAGAAAAGGAACAATGATGAATCTGGAAGATTGACAATGGAGACGAGATTCAAGGTTGGCATTGTGATGTCAATTCTGTGCATGGTGGTGGCTGGACTCACCGAAATGAAGCGCAGAAACTCTGCTTTGGAAAACAGATCTTTCGAGTCACCTATAACTGTTGCATTGCTTGTGCCACAATTTGCCTTGTCAGGTTTGATCGAGGCATTTGCAGCCATTGCCTTAATGGAGTTGCTTACAACACAGTGGCCAAAGAGCATGAGGACTTTTGCCGGGGCGGTCTTCTTTCTCAGCTTATCCATTGCAAGCTACTTCACCTCCATTCTTGTTAGCATTGTCAAGAAAGTGACTAGTTTGAATGGCAATACATCATGGCTGGGTGGTAATGACCTAAACAAGAACAGGCTTGATTACTACTATTACACCATTGCTGGTCTCGGGGTCTTGAACTTGTTGTATTTCCAATTCATTGCACGCCATTTTCTGTCCGATGCCGATGGTCACGACCGTTCTAGAATCCCCATCTAG
- the LOC133722115 gene encoding protein RETICULATA, chloroplastic-like — protein sequence MVGCSSSFGVSNVVTMSNEVVLRKMWSQSLVFDSVRFRGIAKEVALPMFCGNSSLGNGLNSFSVKKEWNFVVMSMLQPRRERQFNLGAVTVSNEGGGAAVGKDTRILENEGGSKIDNDGNDGVVVDGSGGNGKYPNGKGGGGGGGGDGGGNDDGEDGEEEEFGPILKFEEVMKETEARGASLPLDMLEAAKNVGIRKVLLHRYLDLQGSAWPLGFAMKSCSMLRDRMLADPSFLFKIGTEIVIDSCCATFAEVQKRGKDFWAEFELYVADLLVGVVVNVALVGMLAPYARIGQPSLSKGFLGHMQHAYGALPSSVFEAERSGCRYSVKQRIATYFFKGILYGAVGFGCGIIGQGIANLIMTAKRSIKKSEEDIPVPPLIKSAALWGVFLAVSSNTRYQIINGLERLVETSPLAKQIPPVALAFTVGVRFANNVYGGMQFVDWARWSGVQ from the exons ATGGTGGGTTGTTCTTCAAGCTTTGGAGTATCGAATGTTGTAACCATGTCGAATGAGGTGGTTTTGAGGAAGATGTGGAGTCAGAGTTTAGTTTTCGATAGCGTTAGGTTTAGGGGTATTGCAAAGGAGGTAGCTTTGCCAATGTTTTGTGGGAATAGTAGCTTGGGAAATGGGCTGAATTCGTTTTCGGTGAAGAAAGAGTGGAACTTTGTGGTCATGAGTATGTTACAGCCTCGGCGTGAAAGGCAATTCAACTTAGGTGCGGTAACGGTTTCAAATGAGGGAGGTGGTGCTGCTGTAGGAAAGGATACTAGGATTTTGGAGAATGAGGGTGGTTCAAAAATTGATAATGATGGTAATGACGGGGTTGTGGTTGATGGTAGTGGTGGTAATGGGAAGTATCCTAATGGAAAaggaggcggaggaggaggtggtggtgatggtggtggtaaTGATGATGGGGAAgacggagaagaagaagagttcgGGCCAATTCTGAAATTTGAAGAAGTTATGAAAGAGACAGAGGCACGAGGAGCTAGTCTTCCCCTTGATATGTTAGAGGCTGCCAAGAATGTGGGAATTCGCAAAGTTCTTCTACATAGATATCTGGATTTGCAG GGGTCAGCCTGGCCTCTTGGCTTTGCAATGAAGTCATGCTCTATGCTTCGAGATCGTATGCTAGCTGACCCATCCTTTCTTTTCAAAATTGGAACAGAG ATTGTCATTGATTCTTGTTGCGCTACATTTGCTGAAGTTCAAAAGAGGGGAAAAGATTTTTGGGCCGAATTTGAGTTGTATGTTGCAGATCTTTTGGTTGGGGTAGTGGTTAATGTTGCTTTGGTTGGGATGTTGGCACCCTATGCTCGTATTGGGCAACCATCACTATCAAAAGGGTTCCTTGGACATATGCAACATGCTTATGGAGCTCTTCCTAGCAG CGTGTTTGAAGCTGAAAGGTCAggatgtagatattctgtaaaaCAGAGAATTGCCACATACTTTTTTAAG GGGATCTTATATGGAGCAGTAGGCTTCGGATGTGGTATTATTGGCCAAGGAATTGCAAACTTAATCATGACTGCTAAGCG GAGCATAAAGAAATCAGAAGAAGACATACCTGTGCCACCTCTAATTAAGAGTGCAGCTCTTTGGG GTGTTTTCCTTGCCGTCTCTTCAAACACCCGCTATCAGATAATCAATGGACTTGAACGCTTGGTAGAGACATCGCCTTTGGCAAAGCAGATCCCGCCTGTGGCATTGGCTTTCACTGTTGGTGTACGATTCGCCAACAATGTGTATGGCGGAATGCAGTTCGTAGACTGGGCTAGATGGAGTGGGGTGCAATAA
- the LOC133721495 gene encoding putative receptor protein kinase ZmPK1, giving the protein MEVPKFLILLLFTATVAWTQVRSLGLQSLRQGSSLKVEEESDFLVSPNGTFSSGFYNVSTNSSCYSVWYTNTINKTVVWMANRDTPVSIRQSKLALRRNGNLVLTDGVGSTVWSTNTLSNASMEFHLRLLETGNLVLINQAERIIWQSFDSPTDTLLPSQQFDKSKTLVSMRSQGTYLSGFYNFKFDGNNVLYLTHDGPLLSSVYWPKMDTSVFISGRSPYNSSRVAVLDKRGEFVSSDNLKFNASDYGVGPKRRLTLDYDGLLRLYSLNESAGLWQVSWLPEIDFCRVHGLCGEYGICTYKPEPTCTCPHGFSMTDPSDWSKGCSPPFNLTHDSKKLDFMELPYTDYYGSDLDTYHMGISFEECRNTCLNDSRCKGFGFALDGYGQCYPKNFLLNGFRVPSTPSIIHIKISKGSLSPDEVSQLQTYDLNCSRAEVAQKFSGPQVKKSNQYVKYLTGFVSSFAIIEAICVGLTWWCVLRKHADEDYMNIGYMELVMEIKRFTYAELKRATKGFTQEIGKGGFGAVYKGVLGDGRVVAVKRLEGIVQGDAEFWAEVSVIGNINHRNLVKLWGFCAENEHKLLVYEYQENGSLDKILFSDVELGLEQRYNIALGTAKGLSYLHEECLEWVLHCDVKPQNILLDDHLEPKVADFGMSKLFKDIPDDIEFSRARGTRGYMAPEWMMNLKIDAKVDVYSYGIVLLELLTGKSVSILLSPEVSPVSKHKEHNQVVQCVTEKIGREGLEDVIDPRLHHEFNNKKLERLMKVALLCVHEDRNARPAMSKVVELLIQKDE; this is encoded by the coding sequence ATGGAAGTTCCCAAATTTCTCATTCTTTTACTGTTTACAGCAACGGTTGCTTGGACTCAAGTGCGGTCACTAGGGTTGCAAAGCCTAAGGCAAGGGAGCTCCTTGAAAGTCGAGGAAGAGAGTGACTTCTTAGTTTCACCAAATGGAACTTTTTCCAGTGGATTTTACAACGTCAGCACCAATTCCTCCTGCTATTCAGTATGGTACACCAACACTATCAACAAAACAGTTGTCTGGATGGCTAACAGAGATACACCTGTCAGCATTAGACAGTCGAAGTTAGCCCTCCGCAGAAATGGCAACCTGGTCTTGACTGATGGAGTTGGTTCAACTGTATGGTCAACCAACACTTTGTCTAATGCAAGCATGGAGTTTCATCTTCGACTTCTTGAAACAGGAAACTTGGTGCTGATCAACCAAGCAGAGAGGATCATCTGGCAGAGTTTTGATTCTCCCACAGATACACTTTTACCATCTCAGCAATTTGACAAGAGCAAAACCTTGGTGTCCATGAGAAGTCAAGGTACATACTTGTCTGGTTTCTATAACTTCAAATTTGATGGTAATAATGTCTTGTACCTCACCCACGATGGCCCTCTACTTTCAAGTGTTTATTGGCCAAAGATGGATACATCTGTTTTTATTAGTGGCAGATCACCTTACAATAGCTCTAGAGTAGCAGTCTTGGATAAACGAGGGGAATTTGTATCAAGTGACAATTTAAAGTTCAATGCATCTGACTATGGGGTTGGTCCAAAGCGCCGTCTAACCTTGGATTATGATGGCCTCTTAAGATTGTACAGTCTAAATGAATCAGCTGGGCTTTGGCAAGTCTCATGGTTGCCTGAAATTGATTTTTGCCGGGTTCATGGCTTGTGTGGTGAGTATGGTATTTGCACTTACAAACCAGAACCAACTTGTACTTGCCCTCATGGTTTTTCCATGACCGATCCTTCAGACTGGTCTAAAGGCTGCTCACCTCCATTCAATTTGACTCATGACTCAAAAAAGTTGGACTTCATGGAGCTTCCTTACACAGATTACTACGGATCTGATTTGGACACATATCATATGGGAATCTCTTTCGAAGAATGCAGGAATACATGCCTGAATGATTCAAGGTGCAAAGGGTTTGGATTTGCACTGGACGGATATGGACAATGTTACCCTAAGAACTTTCTTCTTAATGGATTTCGTGTGCCGAGTACTCCCAGCATCATCCATATTAAGATTTCAAAAGGTTCTCTGAGTCCTGATGAAGTATCCCAGCTACAAACATATGATTTGAACTGTTCAAGGGCAGAAGTTGCTCAAAAATTTAGTGGTCCTCAAGTAAAAAAGAGCAATCAGTACGTGAAGTACTTGACTGGTTTTGTAAGTTCTTTTGCGATAATTGAAGCAATCTGTGTTGGTTTGACATGGTGGTGCGTGTTACGAAAGCATGCTGATGAGGACTATATGAACATTGGTTACATGGAATTAGTCATGGAAATCAAACGCTTCACCTATGCAGAACTAAAAAGAGCAACCAAGGGTTTCACACAGGAGATAGGAAAAGGCGGTTTTGGAGCAGTTTATAAAGGGGTTCTCGGTGATGGAAGAGTTGTTGCTGTGAAGAGATTAGAGGGCATTGTGCAAGGAGATGCAGAGTTTTGGGCAGAGGTTAGTGTGATAGGGAATATCAACCACAGGAACTTGGTTAAGCTTTGGGGTTTCTGTGCTGAGAATGAACATAAGCTGTTGGTGTATGAGTACCAGGAGAACGGATCCTTGGATAAAATATTGTTCTCAGATGTGGAATTAGGATTGGAGCAGCGATACAACATTGCATTAGGTACTGCAAAGGGTTTGTCATATTTGCATGAGGAGTGCTTGGAATGGGTGCTCCACTGTGATGTAAAGCCTCAAAACATTCTCTTGGATGACCATCTTGAACCGAAAGTGGCAGACTTTGGCATGTCAAAGTTGTTCAAAGACATTCCTGATGACATTGAGTTTTCAAGAGCTCGCGGCACCAGAGGTTATATGGCTCCAGAGTGGATGATGAATCTGAAGATTGATGCAAAGGTAGATGTCTACAGCTATGGGATTGTTTTGTTGGAACTATTGACTGGAAAGAGTGTTTCTATTTTGCTTTCACCCGAGGTTAGTCCCGTTTCAAAGCACAAAGAACACAACCAAGTTGTACAATGTGTGACTGAAAAAATCGGCAGAGAAGGGCTTGAGGATGTGATTGATCCTAGACTACACCACGAATTCAACAACAAGAAGCTTGAAAGATTGATGAAAGTTGCCTTACTTTGCGTGCACGAAGACCGCAATGCAAGGCCAGCCATGAGTAAGGTTGTGGAGCTTCTGATTCAAAAGGATGAGTAA